The window CAGTTCCTCCGAAAATTTATTCACAGGAACATTAATGGTTTTCTTCCATTGATTCTTTGCTTGGATTCTACGTTCTATTTCTTTCGATACTTTTCCAATAAGATATTTTTCCCCACATTGTTGACAAACTCCAGCAGGAACATCCTGAAAGATATATAATTGCCCCTTATAACGATAGTCCATCTCAACAGTGTCATTTTTCACTTCACCACCACAAAATGAACAGTCCCCAAATTTATGCATTGCTTCCTCCTTCCTTTGCCCTTGTTCTTTCATCAATCCATTTGGGCAGTTTAGGTATATAAACAGTTATTATTCTAAGCCATTTTATTAAGGTAAATCCGCAAACTATATGTATTGGCCGCTCCTCTGAATAGCCGAGAATAAGACAGCTTGTGCCCCTTGGATCATCAGGATAAACTTCAATTATTTCACAATTAGAAATAACATTTTCAATATCGGAGTTTTTTATGTCTTCAGCATATCTTTCTTTTTCTGCATGAAAACTTATTTCATATTCGTCACTTGAAAATTTTTCTCTGATTTCTCGAATATTCATACAATAGGATTATAAACCTTCTGAAACTTATTTGCTATTGCGTTTTTGCCTTTTGTTCATTGTTGTTAATCTGTTGCCTGACGATGAAGTAAGAGGCGAGCCTAAAGTCTTGACCGTCAGGCCAGTGCGTTTTTTTGCGTCGGCTGAATTTTACTTGTGTGTGCCCGGCATGGGCATGATCTAGTGAGCTGAAAGTCCTCTGTACATTTTCCGGTATGTTTAATGACTAAAATTACTATCCGAAAGCAAGAGCTAAAGGGTTGCCTGAGTTTGAAGGAAGCCAGAGATCAAATCTGCGAGCCGACCTGCCTGCGTGTGGACGCACAGGCAGGCAGAAAGGTCATATTAGGATTAGCTTCCTGGCGAGTTCGCACAACATAACGAAGCCCAGTGATTCAGGAGGTAGGGTAAATGATCCGGTTGTGTAGAGAAAGTCCACATACTTATCCGGGGAGATCTTTTTGGCGTGCGATGTAGTAGTCTGTATATTAAATTTACCAGTCAGGAGACTGGTTGAGCAAGACTGACAAATAAAGCATCACATCTTGATTAGTCATTATACTCATTTTTGAGCTCACTAATCAAGATGTGACCCCAATCTTGTTCTAGATCGCCAATAAACATTTTTGCACCGTCAAAAATGGTGTAACCGCTTTTCGTTTGCGTATAAAAGACTTTACGATTTTCAATATCTATTCCCCACGATTCAACCACACCTTTGTAACTACCGCTCATGTATACACCAACTATTAATTGTGGAGTGACTTCCTTAAAAGATATCTCTTCACTTCCTGTAACGGAACTTTTATTACCATTGATGCTTATATGGATTTTTTTATTGGATAATCCATCTTCATGAATGTTAAATTTGTCAGCCGCATTACTACCATATCCTTTAAATCCAGAGGCTATCCAGCATTCAGCAAATGCATTATTGGCAATTAATAAAAGTAGCAAAGTGATCGTGATGGAAACAATTTTCATATTAGTTCTCCTGATAACGTCACGTATAAGTCGCTGCCACCTATGTGCTATCATTAATAACAGAGGTTTGGAGCGGCAGCTTCAAAAATGATAAATCGCTGATGTATTGGCAGTCGACCTTCAGGCGCTTGTTAGGCTATGATGCTATGTAGATTCTTCATGGTGTTGTTACAATAATTAGACTTTTTATAACTTATTCGTCCTTATGCTAGTTCCTCAGCCTCTCTTATAGCATCAATATGTCATGTTTGTGTAATTAATCTCGAATGTGCAATCTCTTTGGCATCAGTAGGCCGGACTTGGTTGGCTAGTAATGTGACCACCGCTAACATTGAACCATCGGTAGCTGTAAATTCAATCTCATAACCAGCCCCTTTTTTATGAATCAACACGATAGTTCCAATATCTCCGGCTAATAGCCCGTGCTCAGGAACATCGGTTGTAAGAATAACATCATCCAATTCTTTAATCATTTTTTCTCCTTTTTTAATGGATGGGCGGTAACGAATCTAGGAGAGTCTCCATCATCATCTATAAACCACACCGTGCGTACATTCAATAAAGAACCATCGGGAGATTTCATGAATCCGTCGATAATGTATTTAGTGCCAAATATTGTACGTTTAATACCAGAAATCTCATTTTCTTTTGCGTGGTGAATCAATGATTTTACTACTTCCTCCCATTTTTCTCTAACAAATCCGAATGACATAAAAAATTTGGCTTTTGCCTTTCCAGCTCTGCTCGAACTTGAGAGCAGATAGTCCGTAATCTTTTCACTCGGAATTTCAGCATTTTGAACATTTGGTAATTTCATTAGATTCTCATAGTTCTTCCGATATGAAATTATAAGGATGTGAAAAGTGAAGTTGCAAGTTAAAAATGTGCTAAATAATTTTTTAGAGAAATAGGGACTCAAGACTATAGGGTTCTTTCAGATTATATCATACTTTAATGCCTCTATTATCCCCACATCTTTTTTCACCACTAATCAAAGCGATCCAACAATTCGATCCAGATGCTGGTTAGGTGAACAGTCCAATTCTCAATCTATTCCTTGTGCACTATGATGCCGCAGTATTCATTCTCGTTTATTCCCTCGTGAAACCTTCCACGCAACCATCGTTCCGTTCCATCACGTGCGGTGTTGTATATGGCGCCGATACCATGTTCTCCACCATCAATGTGAATTTTTACTCTGCATCTCATACACGTAAGCCACAGCCATGTATCGGTTAGATGAGTTTCCATTGCGCCACTACCACAAGCAGCATGGTAGATGCGAAGTTTTTCGGGTGCAAGATTTTCCTCGTTTTGCATGGCCGCCACTTTGATCACGAAAGGTGGTCTTGAATCTTTGCCAATGAGCCAATCAAAAAGTCCCATGTCTTAATCCTCCTCGCCTAACGACCAAGCTGTGCGGCGCAAACGAAGCGCAGCGTAGTTTGCGTCCGAACGAGCGCCTTGTTAGCCATTTGGACCATCATATTTTTGGTCAAATATCATAAATATTCTGCTGTTAACTCTTTCGATCCAATCAAGGATGTTCTGCATATTCTCGTCATAACAGTCTATTCGTTTTAACCAGAGCCTGTATGATTCATTGCAAAATCTGAGTGTAGGCGTGATATATCTTACATCAGCCTCATGATAAAAGGGATATACAGAGAATGTTGCATCTTCATTCTTTTGAAGGCACCAATCCATAGATTCGTTCCATGAGCCGTGTATGGATTCAGACATCATCCCATAGGTATATTTATACAAATCCTCATCTGTAATTTCCTTGAATATTTCGAAGAAGGTCTTCCCTTGAAGCCTCCATCGATTTTTCTTTTGTATTTTAAAATCATCTTCTGTGAAGCCTTCCAACTCCATTTTTTCCTGAACCGATTTTAGTAGGCGCTTCCCTGCCTTTGTCTCAAAAAACCGAGAGCCCTCTTTTAGTTCGCGCAATATTCTTAATCGGTCTTTATATGAACATTTTCTGTAATCTTCTATGACAGCAGTACCACTTAGCAGTAAATATTCTGCTGTTATTGCTGCTTCGATCAGTGGCCGTTCTAAGATGCTAATGATTTCAGCGTTATTTTTTTCGTAGTAACCAACGATTTCTTTAAGTAGCTTCCATATCCTAGTTAACAACCCCAAAATAGGAGCATCTTCTAGATCGAAACCAGTAGGGTTTCGCTCAATATTACGTATCCTTGTAATACAGTCATAAATCTCCGCCACATCCTTTACGAAAGTACCAGTAAACTTATTGATATCGTCGAGTGATCTCAAGCTATCTGAGACATAGGCTTCATCATAACTACTGATAATTGTTTCTATTTCGTCCATGCTTGCGCTTATTTGTATGGCTAACATTGTTGATAAGTAGAAAATTTTCTATCTATTGCCTTTATAAAACTGAAATTATTCTATTTATTTATATATACAACCAAGTAAACATGGAAAATATTTAATCGAATTTTCCACGTTTCCATGATGGGAAGCTATATCATGGAAATAAATAAGAAATTCAGACCAGATTCTTTTTTACAATGTTTTCAACTATATGCTATGAAAGCAACTACCTCACTTTTGGCGGTCAGCTGGTTTAATTGTGAGATGATTGAATTTCACTGTATTGCTCTACAGGGATAATTAATTCTTTTTTTACTTTTTTCCCATGGGAGTGAATAGAAATAAATTCATTTTCGATTTGTTTTAATACACTTCCTTTAAAATACTGTTCTCCACAATATTCACATTGTTCACATGGAACATCATTAACTACAAGAAAATTATCATGATGTTTATAAGTATATTGAACGTGAGTATTTTTGAGATTTTTATTTCCACAAAAATGACAAACTTTCATGCTGCATTAACTCCTTTCATAAGGATTTTTAATCTCACAAAAAATCCAGTGGTTAAACTCTAACCGTCTGGTTGAACGAAAACTGCCCGGATACAAGGCGCGTAAAAATTTTGTAACCGGAGCGTACTCAAGTACGTGAGGATTACAAAATTTTTACAGCAACGCAGTAGGTGGGTAGTTTTCGTTCAACCAGATTGGAAATTTTTTGCGTCAGTTATCATCTCCTCCGCCTGCTTTCTTGTCACATCACTTTTCTCATCACCTCTTATCATCTCCGCAATTTCCTCAATACGTGTTTTCGTTGAAAGTACTTCGATTTCTATCTTTGTACTGTTTTTCTTTGTCGATTTGTTTACCTTCAAATGCTGATCAGCATAGCTTGCGATCTGGGGGAGATGGGTAATACAGATGACCTGGTGGGTCTGTGATACGAGTTTTAATTTTTCTCCGATAGTTTTCCCCATTCTGCCTCCAATATTCGCATCGATCTCGTCAAATACCAGTACCGGAGTCCTGTCTGCCATGGCTAAATGCCTCTTCAGGGCGAGCATTATCCTGGAAGTTTCTCCTCCTGAGGCAATTTTTCTGAGAGGTTTTACTTCTTCACCCGGGCCGGAAGAGAACATGAATTCAACCCGGTCAAACCCTGAACTGCGAACCTCTTCCAGATTGAGATGGTTGTGATTGGTTTCCTTGATGGTTGTGATGGCAATTTCAAACTTTCCATTACGGATGCCGAGGTCTGCCAACTCTTTTTTGATCAGCGAAGATAGCCTGGTGCCTGCCTTTTTCCTCAACTGGGTAAGTTCCGTACCGTGAGCAGTGACTGATTTTTTTAACTGAGCCAGCTCTTTTTCACTGGTATCAAGGGATTCGCTTTCAGCTAAAAGATGTTCGAGCTTTTTTCTTGATTCCTCACCGTATAAGAGTATATCTTCAATTGTTGCTCCATATCTGTTGGTGAGTCTTCGGATGACCTCGATGCGCTCCTCTATTTCCCGTAACCGTTCAGGATCTGACTCATATTTTTCACTGTCTGCTCTTAACGAATTTGCAACATCTTCCAGCTGGTAAATGGTTTGATTGCATACCTCCAGGGAATTCTCAAATCCCTTGTCAATCTCCCTGGCTTTGGACAATTCGTCTGTAACCTCTCTTAATCTACCGACTATTGAATCATCAGACTCATACAGGCTGTTGAGGCAGTGTAATAGGGTGCTCTGTATCTTCTCGGAGTTTACGAGAATGCAGCGATCATCTTCCAGGGTATTCAGTTCAGCGGGTTTGAGATTGGCATTCTCGATCTCTTCAATCTCAAACTGGTAGAGGTCGATCTGTTTCTTTCTCTCTTCCTGATGCTCTTTGAGTGAAGAGAGATGTCTCTCCTTTTCTCTGGACAGAGAGTAAAGTTCGGAAAATTTTACACGGTGGTCGGCTGATTTTCCAAAACTGTCAAGAATAGCAAGCTGATTGTTCGGATCTGTGAGTGTCTCGTGCTCTTGCTGTCCATGGATATTGACCAGGAGCTCACCGATCTCCCGCAAGAGGGATACCGTAATGGGGTGGTTGTTAAGCGTACACTTGTTACGTCCCTTCTGATCCAGGCGCCGCTGCATGATGATCTCATCATCCATGCAATCGACATGTTTCTGGATCTCTTCCCGGATATGTCCGTTTTCAATAAGAAATACACCGCTCACGGCAGCCTCCTTCTTATCCGTCTTGATCACGTCACTTGATGTCCTGCTTCCCAGAAGGAAATTGAGAGCCCCGATGACCAATGATTTCCCGACACCCGTTGTACCTGTTACGATATTGAGCCCTTTGTCGAACTGGACTGTAATGGTATCGATGAGGGCAAAATTTGATATGTAGAGCTCGCTTAACATAGAGTTCGTCCAGACAGTATGTACTGGAAGTAGTTTATTATAATGTTACTGTTCATAACTGTTCTTTCTCTTCCAGCCTAACAGTAAATCTGTGTACTCTCCCTGTTTCCAGAATTCATATGCATTGTGTGTAATGCCCAGATTTTTTTCAATCTCTGCAAAACGCCTGAGTTTGCTCGCCTCGTCCTTAATCTGAACGAGCCAGCGGTCCTGCGCCCATTCCCAGTAACCATAAACCGGGCTGTAGTACGCATTGTGGGACTTGGCCTTAAAGATGCCGTCAACGATATCGACCAGCATTTCGTACGTCAATCTCTCCACATTGGAAACATTATATTTTCTCATCTCCCCCTTTCCGGGCAGGAGACTGAAGATGTTGTGGCCGGTAGAATCCGGAGCAAGGTCGATGGGCATGGGGTCTATCAGTTCTTCATTGTAGAGATCCATGACAATGGACATTGCCTCACGGTATTTCGCAAAGCTCAGCTTGATTCCTTCATCCATTGCCTCCAGCTGGTCCTTTGCGAATCTTGGTGAATGACAATCCCTGCAGACCCTGATCCATGACTCTCGTTTTTCCCTGTATCGATCAGCGCCTCTATCTACAAGAGAGGTACCCATGTAGGTATAAACGGTTGAGGTA is drawn from Candidatus Scalindua sp. and contains these coding sequences:
- a CDS encoding type II toxin-antitoxin system MqsA family antitoxin, yielding MHKFGDCSFCGGEVKNDTVEMDYRYKGQLYIFQDVPAGVCQQCGEKYLIGKVSKEIERRIQAKNQWKKTINVPVNKFSEELTF
- a CDS encoding DUF4258 domain-containing protein, with amino-acid sequence MNIREIREKFSSDEYEISFHAEKERYAEDIKNSDIENVISNCEIIEVYPDDPRGTSCLILGYSEERPIHIVCGFTLIKWLRIITVYIPKLPKWIDERTRAKEGGSNA
- a CDS encoding DUF4926 domain-containing protein; protein product: MIKELDDVILTTDVPEHGLLAGDIGTIVLIHKKGAGYEIEFTATDGSMLAVVTLLANQVRPTDAKEIAHSRLITQT
- a CDS encoding DUF5677 domain-containing protein gives rise to the protein MDEIETIISSYDEAYVSDSLRSLDDINKFTGTFVKDVAEIYDCITRIRNIERNPTGFDLEDAPILGLLTRIWKLLKEIVGYYEKNNAEIISILERPLIEAAITAEYLLLSGTAVIEDYRKCSYKDRLRILRELKEGSRFFETKAGKRLLKSVQEKMELEGFTEDDFKIQKKNRWRLQGKTFFEIFKEITDEDLYKYTYGMMSESIHGSWNESMDWCLQKNEDATFSVYPFYHEADVRYITPTLRFCNESYRLWLKRIDCYDENMQNILDWIERVNSRIFMIFDQKYDGPNG
- a CDS encoding YgiT-type zinc finger protein, whose product is MKVCHFCGNKNLKNTHVQYTYKHHDNFLVVNDVPCEQCEYCGEQYFKGSVLKQIENEFISIHSHGKKVKKELIIPVEQYSEIQSSHN
- the recN gene encoding DNA repair protein RecN, encoding MLSELYISNFALIDTITVQFDKGLNIVTGTTGVGKSLVIGALNFLLGSRTSSDVIKTDKKEAAVSGVFLIENGHIREEIQKHVDCMDDEIIMQRRLDQKGRNKCTLNNHPITVSLLREIGELLVNIHGQQEHETLTDPNNQLAILDSFGKSADHRVKFSELYSLSREKERHLSSLKEHQEERKKQIDLYQFEIEEIENANLKPAELNTLEDDRCILVNSEKIQSTLLHCLNSLYESDDSIVGRLREVTDELSKAREIDKGFENSLEVCNQTIYQLEDVANSLRADSEKYESDPERLREIEERIEVIRRLTNRYGATIEDILLYGEESRKKLEHLLAESESLDTSEKELAQLKKSVTAHGTELTQLRKKAGTRLSSLIKKELADLGIRNGKFEIAITTIKETNHNHLNLEEVRSSGFDRVEFMFSSGPGEEVKPLRKIASGGETSRIMLALKRHLAMADRTPVLVFDEIDANIGGRMGKTIGEKLKLVSQTHQVICITHLPQIASYADQHLKVNKSTKKNSTKIEIEVLSTKTRIEEIAEMIRGDEKSDVTRKQAEEMITDAKNFQSG